One Dromiciops gliroides isolate mDroGli1 chromosome 3, mDroGli1.pri, whole genome shotgun sequence DNA segment encodes these proteins:
- the KCNJ5 gene encoding G protein-activated inward rectifier potassium channel 4, translated as MAGDSRNSMNQDMEIGTTPRDPRKIPKQARDYVPIATDRTRLLTEGKKPRQRYMEKSGKCNVHHGNVQETYRYLSDLFTTLVDLKWRFNLLVFTMVYTITWLFFGFIWWLIAYIRGDLDHVGDKNWVPCVENLSGFVSAFLFSIETETTIGYGFRVITEKCPEGIILLLVQAILGSIVNAFMVGCMFVKISQPKKRAETLMFSNNAVISMRDDKLCLMFRVGDLRNSHIVEASIRAKLIKSRQTKEGEFIPLNQTDINVGFDTGDDRLFLVSPLIISHEINEKSPFWEMSRAQLNQEEFEVVVILEGMVEATGMTCQARSSYMDTEVLWGHRFTPVLTLEKGFYEVDYNTFHDTYETNTPTCCAKELAEAQREGRLLQYLSSPTLLGGCAKEGLGQKAEEGEEEAEGLGRVRETSSSV; from the exons ATGGCTGGAGATTCTAGGAATTCCATGAACCAAGACATGGAGATTGGAACCACCCCCAGAGACCCCAGGAAGATTCCCAAACAGGCCCGTGATTATGTCCCCATTGCTACTGATCGGACACGTCTCCTGACAGAAGGCAAGAAGCCCCGCCAGCGATACATGGAGAAGAGTGGCAAGTGTAACGTGCATCATGGCAACGTCCAGGAAACCTATCGTTACCTGAGTGACCTCTTCACAACACTGGTGGATTTGAAATGGCGCTTCAACCTCCTTGTCTTCACAATGGTCTACACCATTACTTGGCTATTCTTTGGCTTTATTTGGTGGCTCATTGCATACATTCGGGGAGACCTAGACCATGTTGGGGACAAAAACTGGGTTCCTTGTGTTGAAAATCTCAGTGGCTTTGTCTCTGCCTTTCTATTCTCCATTGAGACAGAGACCACCATTGGGTATGGCTTCCGGGTCATCACAGAGAAATGTCCAGAGGGGATCATCCTCCTATTGGTCCAAGCCATCCTAGGTTCCATAGTCAATGCCTTCATGGTGGGCTGCATGTTTGTCAAGATTAGTCAGCCCAAGAAGAGGGCAGAGACTCTCATGTTTTCTAACAATGCTGTCATTTCTATGCGGGATGATAAGCTTTGCCTCATGTTCCGGGTGGGTGACCTCCGCAACTCTCATATCGTAGAGGCCTCCATCCGGGCTAAACTCATCAAGTCCAGGCAGACCAAAGAAGGGGAGTTCATTCCCCTAAATCAGACAGATATTAATGTGGGCTTTGACACTGGGGATGACCGCCTCTTCCTGGTCTCACCACTCATCATCTCCCATGAAATCAATGAGAAGAGCCCTTTCTGGGAGATGTCCAGGGCACAGTTGAATCAGGAGGAATTTGAGGTGGTAGTCATCTTAGAAGGCATGGTAGAAGCTACAG GCATGACTTGCCAGGCCCGCAGCTCTTATATGGACACTGAGGTTCTCTGGGGTCACCGCTTCACGCCAGTCCTCACCCTAGAGAAGGGCTTCTACGAGGTAGACTACAACACCTTCCATGACACCTACGAAACCAACACACCTACCTGCTGTGCCAAGGAACTggcagaggcccagagagaaggacGCCTCCTTCAGTACCTCTCTAGCCCCACCCTGCTAGGGGGCTGTGCCAAGGAGGGATTGGGCCAaaaagcagaggaaggagaggaagaagctgAAGGGCTGGGTAGAGTCAGAGAGACTAGTAGCTCTGTGTGA